The Nocardia sp. NBC_01329 sequence CGCGGACCTTCCGGACGATTTCCTCGCCAGGCTGATCGCCGATATCCGGGACAAACGCGGTCTCGACGGGAGCCTCGACGGTCCGCTGCCCGAGGTCGCCGCCTATCTCGCCGGTCGTCCCCATTCTCTCGCCGAAGTCCCCGACCTCGGCCCCTGGCTGTAGAGGAGTTGCCACGTGAGCACCCCTGACGTCGTTATCGTGGGCGGCGGAATCGGCGGACTGAGTACCGCTTTCGCACTGTCCCGCCTCGGGCTGCGGGTGCGGGTCCTGGAGCAGGCGAAGCAGTTCGGTGAGGTGGGCGCGGGTATCCAGCTCGCCCCGAACTGCACCCGCATCCTGAACGACTACGGTCTCCTCGACGAGGCGAAGGCCCGCGGTGTCGTGCCCGATCGAATGGTGATGCGGGACGCGGTCGACGGGAGTGAACTGACCTCGCTCGACCTGCGCGATCTCGAACTCGAGTACGGGTTCCCGTATCTGGTCATCCATCGCAGTGATCTGCACGCGCTGTTCCTGGATGCGTGCCGGGACGCCGAGGTCGAGCTGCTCACCGAGCAGCGAGTGGTGTCGTATGCGCAGGACACCGGGAAGGCCACCGCGACAACGCAGGCCGGCGCGGATCACGAGGCGAATATCGTGATCGCGGCGGATGGGCTGCATTCCGTCGCCCGCAAGCTCTTCGTCGACGACCAGCCGGTTTCGTCGGCATATGTGGCTTACCGCGGAACCGTACCGATCGCTGAGGTGGACCGGCCGGTCGACCTTTCCGAAGTGGTCGTATACGTCGGTCCGCGTTGTCATTTCGTTCACTACGGATTGCGCGGTGGCGATCTGCTCAACCAGGTCGCCGTGTTCGAATCGCCCAAGGCGCGCGCCGGTCTCGACGACTGGGGCACCCCGGACGAACTCGATACGGCTTTCTCCCAGACCTGCGATTTCGTCCAGCAGCGCCTGCCGCATATGTGGCGGGACAAATGGTGGCGGATGTACGACCGCGACCCGATCGACACCTGGGTCGACGGGCGGGTCGCCCTGCTCGGCGATGCCGCCCATCCACCGTTGCAGTACATGGCGCAGGGCGCGATCATGGCGATCGAGGACGGGTGGGTGCTCGCCGAACATGTGCGACGGCTGCGGACCGCGGACGGTGTCGTCGACTGGACGGGTGCGCTCGCAGCCTACGAGGCGGTCCGGCCGCAACACTGTCGCCGGGTGGTTCTCACGGCTCGGGTGTGGGGTGAACTGTGGCATCTGGACGGCATCCGGCGCGCACAACGTAATGCGCTGCTGCGGAAGCGCTCAGTCGGCGACTATTCGTTCACCGACTGGGTTTACGGACCGACGGCGCTGTTCCCCGAGGACGAACCCGCGATGTTCGAGTCGATCCCCCTCGCCTCGGCCGATCGGATGACGGACGGGTAGGCGGCCGCTCCGGCGTGCGGCACCTCGGCTACCTTGCCGCAACCACGCCCAGCGCAGTAATGTGGTGCTCGTCACAGTTGATTGCTTGGGGCATGCCGGTATCGAAAATGCCGCAGGTGGGTAGTGGATGCCGCGCAAGGACAGGAATTGCAATCGGCTGCTCACCCGCATTCGGTCGCAACGAGGCGCCCGAGGAGGGCCCATCTGGAACGGGGACAGTTGCACCGAGGAGAACGGTCATGTCCGGTTTGGTACGCAAGAATTTTGATTCGCCCGAGGAAACCCGCCCGTTCGAAGAGGGCAAGGGCAAACTCGATCTGGTCGAGCT is a genomic window containing:
- a CDS encoding FAD-dependent oxidoreductase yields the protein MSTPDVVIVGGGIGGLSTAFALSRLGLRVRVLEQAKQFGEVGAGIQLAPNCTRILNDYGLLDEAKARGVVPDRMVMRDAVDGSELTSLDLRDLELEYGFPYLVIHRSDLHALFLDACRDAEVELLTEQRVVSYAQDTGKATATTQAGADHEANIVIAADGLHSVARKLFVDDQPVSSAYVAYRGTVPIAEVDRPVDLSEVVVYVGPRCHFVHYGLRGGDLLNQVAVFESPKARAGLDDWGTPDELDTAFSQTCDFVQQRLPHMWRDKWWRMYDRDPIDTWVDGRVALLGDAAHPPLQYMAQGAIMAIEDGWVLAEHVRRLRTADGVVDWTGALAAYEAVRPQHCRRVVLTARVWGELWHLDGIRRAQRNALLRKRSVGDYSFTDWVYGPTALFPEDEPAMFESIPLASADRMTDG